The following nucleotide sequence is from Mangifera indica cultivar Alphonso chromosome 17, CATAS_Mindica_2.1, whole genome shotgun sequence.
AGAGAAACAGAGAAACAATGAAAAGATGGAACCAATGATTCAGTAGTTGATGCAAGCAGAGCTCTCTAGATCAATCAcataaaaacaatttcattgcataaactttaaattatatcctTACAATTTAGTCATGGATATTACTCCTTGAAGAACACCAGAAGTTCCACCAAGAACTGGAAGCAGAGCAAAAAGCAAACCCACAGCACAATCCTGCAGGACAACATGAACAATATCATAAGGAAAATGgataactaaattttatcaataagttTAAACTCGGCAAGATAGCATTTATCATCATTGTAATGTGAGAAAATATGCACCTGCAAAATAAGGGTACCAATTGTGACTTGACCATGTAGGGCACTTATACTATTCCTTTccatcaaaaattttaaaacctgcAGCCAGCAAAGGTGGAAATAACACATATAAgatacttataaattaaaaaaaaaaaagtacgaTATTATAGATTACTAAACAGTAAGAAAGAAAACCAATTTTAAGCCtctaacatatattttataaaacacTCTAAACAATGGAAGAGCTTTCATTCTTATATCCGTCATGTTAGAAACTTCCCACTGGAATACAACCAGGATCAAAGACACTGGGAAATGCTACTATTGTGATCAGGTATTAACAATCTTAAAGATTGCTATCTCAGTCAACCATAACAGCTTGTTTTTAGGCACTCTAATACAACTAACCAGTCAACCACTTGAAGTGGAAGCAAATGAACTCCACATGTTTTAATCTATTCAGTAATCTCattcatatgatatgatattagcAACTGAAAAAGAATGTAGCCTCTTCCCCACTCTGCATAACTATTAAAGTGCATCAAACAATttgcaaaaattataaatgtttaaatccTGACTCTCATTTGCTGATAATCACACTAGGTAGGTCTGGGGACTGCACTAGGCAGTACAGACTGGTACTTTATCAATAGATGaaaagaagtaaaaataaacaaataaatgtatgtatatataacttatatgactagcacaaatatatatatatctatttttttcagAATATACCAACTGATGGCAAGATGATATGAAAGACACCAGTAACATATTCCAAACTTCAGCCATCGAACAGGTGGCCTACTGTAAAGAGGTGGTCATAATATACATGATAATATTGCACCAAGTTTTTTAAAGTGTTCAGcaattttaatttactaatcTCATTGATTTGAGGGAGACTAACAACTTCCATGAGAAGGGTTAAGAAGGCAGAAGGCACAGTCCTGAAAAAGACATACAacaacagttaaaaaaaaaaagaggagagTAGCAGAGGAGCCAAGGCCAACTTCAATGCATCACAAAAGGTCAAAAAAGTTCTTTCcacaaataaaccaaaaatatatatacaactaaagttaaaatgttttatGAGGAATggagaaatatattataatacaccAGCACATTGCATCAATTTGTATTTTAGTTTCTATAATAACTGTAAGTATACAGTTTCTATATGATTCAACCTCAGCTACTACTTGAACAAGCATTTCCTAGATGAATTCTTTATTTGGAGATCCATTACCAATACAACAACGTGAAATATGAAATCATGTCATCCTGCCTGTCAAGTACctgtataaaaaatgtaattcaaatGAAGTTCTTCTTCCCGCTGAAGTATTTAGCATACCATATCATAAACAAGGTATGAAGAGCAGAAAGAGCTTCACAAAGGACAACACCACCATATGTAACCGACGAGAACTCACTTTCTTAGCGTATTCACAAACTTCCACTAAGAAGGCAATCAATCACGAGGAGTAGCACTATAAATATGCAAAGAGATGGGTAATTTCAACCCTTGGTGAGCTAGAAGAAAAAGCATGAGACAAACATGAAAGCCAATGCTCACATTACTggcttataaatttttacaattaccTAGTTTTTGTCAGTTCTGCTGGTCTCAAGAACTTATCAAAGAGTTTGCTATTAAACGAACAAAGGAGGCCTCATCCTGCTCCAGAACAAAGGAGGTCTCAAGAACTTACAAGTAtgaattttaacccaaaaagataaaaacacatCAACATTAATAACC
It contains:
- the LOC123200295 gene encoding K(+) efflux antiporter 5-like produces the protein MCYFHLCWLQVLKFLMERNSISALHGQVTIGTLILQDCAVGLLFALLPVLGGTSGVLQGVISMTKLSQFQEAEIARVTYLLYVIMGVSSKLFIRSQFQEAKIQRMIYLLYVIMGTSSEIFIQYVFTKFKIA